A window from Candidatus Nitrospira neomarina encodes these proteins:
- a CDS encoding class I SAM-dependent methyltransferase, producing MLARGIGTKRVHLLLLKRAFEAVQPESVLEVGSGYGINLFVLSGYFPTIQFSGLELTRQGALAAKKIGKMSCLSQDIVDFAPDKIIDVNANRRVNFYQGSAKNLPFADNSFDVVYTVLALEAMEEIRHQALQELARVARKYVIMIEPFSDFNEKGIRYFYHTSHQYFRGRVEELPQDGLEPHLVYSDIPHKIRLWPAMVIASPIS from the coding sequence ATGTTAGCCAGAGGAATCGGGACAAAACGTGTACACCTTCTCTTGTTGAAACGGGCTTTTGAGGCCGTGCAACCCGAAAGCGTTCTTGAGGTTGGAAGTGGCTATGGCATTAATCTGTTTGTTCTATCCGGGTATTTTCCTACAATACAATTCTCCGGTTTGGAATTGACCAGGCAGGGAGCCTTGGCAGCAAAAAAGATCGGGAAGATGTCTTGTCTTTCTCAGGATATCGTCGATTTTGCCCCCGATAAAATTATAGACGTGAATGCAAATAGGCGCGTCAATTTTTATCAGGGAAGTGCCAAGAATTTGCCGTTTGCGGATAACAGTTTTGATGTGGTCTATACCGTGCTGGCCTTAGAAGCCATGGAGGAAATTCGCCATCAGGCTCTTCAGGAATTAGCCAGGGTTGCCAGGAAATATGTCATCATGATCGAACCTTTTTCTGATTTCAATGAGAAAGGCATTCGGTACTTTTATCATACCAGTCACCAATATTTTCGTGGAAGAGTTGAGGAATTGCCCCAGGATGGCCTCGAGCCCCATCTGGTCTATTCTGACATTCCCCACAAAATTCGCTTATGGCCTGCAATGGTCATTGCCAGTCCAATATCATAA
- a CDS encoding 2,3-bisphosphoglycerate-dependent phosphoglycerate mutase — translation MGTLVLLRHGESLWNREKRFTGWTDIGLSQKGVNEAQRAAKILKGKRMMFDLCFSSVLSRAHETATIVLKNMDLTSVPVRKSWRLNERHYGALQGMTWWEASTQFGAKQVLIWQRHFSAVPPSLSPQDPRFPGLDPLYADLNPRDLPLTESLQYTQRRLIPCWEEDIAPLVKEGKRILLVAHNNSIRSLLQFLLHLDEASIKQITIRTGEPLVCKFDAKGNLISYSYMRWKPKLKDCTQRLLKYCLP, via the coding sequence ATGGGAACTCTCGTTCTTTTACGCCATGGAGAAAGCCTATGGAACCGCGAAAAACGGTTTACCGGCTGGACCGATATCGGGTTAAGCCAAAAAGGTGTCAATGAAGCTCAGCGGGCAGCCAAAATTCTTAAGGGGAAAAGAATGATGTTTGACCTGTGTTTCTCATCGGTTTTAAGCCGAGCGCATGAAACGGCAACCATTGTACTGAAGAACATGGATTTAACCTCTGTCCCGGTGCGGAAAAGTTGGCGACTAAATGAACGTCATTACGGCGCTCTCCAAGGAATGACCTGGTGGGAAGCATCAACACAGTTTGGTGCGAAACAAGTACTGATATGGCAGCGACACTTTTCTGCGGTTCCACCTTCGCTCTCTCCTCAGGATCCTCGATTTCCCGGACTAGATCCCTTATATGCAGATTTGAATCCTCGGGACCTTCCCTTGACAGAAAGTCTCCAGTACACCCAACGCCGGCTCATTCCTTGCTGGGAGGAAGACATTGCTCCTCTCGTCAAAGAGGGAAAAAGGATTCTGCTGGTGGCGCACAACAATAGTATCCGAAGTTTGCTACAATTCCTTCTTCATCTCGATGAAGCCAGTATTAAACAAATCACGATTAGAACCGGAGAACCCTTGGTCTGTAAATTTGATGCCAAAGGCAATCTTATCAGTTATTCCTATATGCGGTGGAAGCCAAAGTTGAAGGATTGCACACAAAGGCTGTTGAAATACTGCCTCCCCTAA
- a CDS encoding 2OG-Fe(II) oxygenase yields MTILNFSALEAISAQSFQEAKPYPWMNPADLLTDVGYQGLVETLPDVSMFQKRFGVKRAHGQQSHDRYTLDYRQGLPLSPHWDQFLIELQGKPYSNFLKRLFGVKSLELNFHWHYTPNGCSVSPHCDAKHKLGSHIFYFNTKEDWDPAWGGETVILDDQGKFSRKSAPSFEDFPQSLASTAIGNFSLLFQRLDKSWHGVRPVQCPEGHMRKVFIVVINRLSLVDRIGRVFGKSPKGY; encoded by the coding sequence ATGACGATTCTAAACTTTTCAGCCCTCGAAGCTATTTCGGCCCAATCCTTTCAGGAAGCCAAGCCTTACCCGTGGATGAATCCCGCGGATCTCTTGACGGATGTAGGTTATCAAGGCCTGGTTGAGACCCTTCCGGATGTCTCCATGTTTCAAAAGCGTTTTGGGGTTAAACGGGCTCATGGGCAACAAAGCCATGATCGCTACACGTTAGATTATCGCCAGGGCCTACCCCTGTCTCCTCATTGGGATCAATTTCTAATCGAGCTTCAGGGAAAACCCTATTCGAATTTTTTAAAACGATTATTTGGGGTCAAGTCCCTTGAATTGAATTTCCATTGGCACTATACCCCCAATGGATGCTCTGTTTCTCCACATTGTGATGCCAAACATAAACTTGGTTCTCACATTTTCTACTTTAATACGAAAGAGGATTGGGACCCCGCCTGGGGGGGGGAAACCGTTATCCTCGACGATCAAGGGAAATTTAGCCGAAAAAGCGCTCCCAGTTTTGAAGATTTTCCACAATCGTTGGCTTCAACCGCCATTGGGAATTTCAGTCTGTTATTTCAACGATTGGATAAATCCTGGCATGGGGTCCGCCCCGTTCAATGCCCGGAAGGGCACATGCGAAAGGTGTTCATCGTCGTCATCAATCGGCTCTCCCTGGTGGACCGAATCGGCCGGGTCTTTGGAAAAAGCCCTAAGGGGTACTAA
- a CDS encoding glycosyltransferase family 2 protein, producing the protein MLANPKVTVFIPAYNREKYIGDAIESILAQTFTNFEILLIDDGSKDRTIEIMRSYQDPRVRIIRNEHNLGIPKTRNKGIEQARGEYIAMLDSDDRAYPIRLEKQVNFLDAHHDYAQVGSWCRMMDEQGRPLKRIKRQPILPEDVDIQLLFRCSLSNRSIMARTEILREYGYRNDYPRCQDYDLHVRLAQKYKLANLPECLVYGRIHADQITSQTEELGDEKKRAIIRHQLNVLGVPFTEEDLGPHLTLSRMRKSQFTPDRDYLQWAENWLLKLQEANLQTHRYSQRAMAQAVREKWIRTCWAAWKGMGWKALKYYVHSPLRKSLGNTIREHVLT; encoded by the coding sequence ATGCTTGCCAACCCAAAAGTTACCGTATTTATCCCGGCTTATAACCGCGAAAAATATATTGGAGACGCCATTGAAAGTATTTTGGCACAAACGTTTACCAATTTTGAAATACTCCTCATAGATGATGGTTCAAAAGACCGTACAATTGAAATCATGCGTTCCTATCAGGATCCTCGTGTGCGCATCATCAGGAATGAACATAATCTCGGGATTCCCAAGACCCGCAACAAAGGCATTGAACAGGCCCGGGGTGAATATATCGCCATGTTAGATAGCGACGATCGGGCATATCCCATACGACTGGAGAAGCAGGTCAACTTTCTGGATGCTCATCATGATTATGCCCAAGTAGGAAGCTGGTGCCGCATGATGGACGAACAAGGTCGGCCATTAAAGCGGATCAAGCGTCAGCCCATTTTACCTGAGGACGTCGACATTCAACTTTTGTTTCGATGTTCCCTGAGTAACCGATCAATAATGGCTCGGACTGAAATTTTGCGGGAATATGGGTATCGAAATGACTACCCACGCTGTCAGGATTATGACCTCCACGTGAGACTGGCCCAAAAATATAAACTCGCCAACCTCCCTGAGTGCCTGGTCTACGGCCGTATACACGCCGATCAAATTACCAGTCAAACAGAAGAGCTGGGGGATGAAAAAAAGCGGGCAATCATCCGCCATCAACTCAACGTCTTGGGGGTACCCTTCACCGAAGAGGATCTTGGTCCGCATTTGACGTTGTCCCGCATGCGAAAATCCCAATTCACGCCGGATCGTGATTACCTTCAATGGGCGGAAAATTGGTTACTGAAACTTCAAGAAGCCAATTTGCAGACACACCGGTATTCGCAGCGCGCAATGGCACAAGCGGTCCGCGAAAAATGGATACGGACATGTTGGGCGGCCTGGAAGGGCATGGGGTGGAAAGCCCTGAAATATTATGTTCACTCCCCCTTGCGCAAAAGCCTCGGCAATACGATACGAGAACACGTTCTCACTTAA
- a CDS encoding glycosyltransferase, with amino-acid sequence MTTNSSDFAPLPSQSIKIEGEPPYRKHLAIFLPSLAGGGVARAMVYLSEAFADRNHRVDLILCQVSGPYLDSISPKVTVIGLKRRTKWRGCFHAVSADFGALWSMLLPVLLSSHPPKTIGYLPDLVEYLRREKPDTMLTAKTPANLIALLAARLAGGKTRIVINEQTSLSPIIKTSKKWRWRFLAPLLQRVYPWADEIATVADGVAEDVSSLTGIHRDRITTIFNPVALTQVQEKARISVDHPWFPADTLPVILGVGRHVPQKDFACLIKAFGRVRSVRPARLVILGEGRMRNELEELAETLALTKDISMPGFVDNPFAFMARASVFVLSSAWEGCPNVLIEALACGCPIVSTDCPSGPTEILQKGAFGPLVPVGDDKALAEAILQVLDHPLGQEQLRARATEFEVGRIAEKYLRLMSAT; translated from the coding sequence ATGACGACGAATTCCTCGGATTTCGCGCCACTTCCGAGTCAATCGATAAAGATAGAAGGTGAACCACCATACCGTAAACATCTTGCGATATTTTTACCATCTCTAGCCGGGGGCGGCGTCGCAAGGGCTATGGTCTATCTTTCAGAGGCCTTTGCCGATCGCAACCACAGAGTGGACCTGATCTTATGTCAGGTCTCAGGGCCTTACCTGGACAGCATTTCTCCGAAGGTTACGGTCATCGGGCTTAAGAGGAGAACAAAATGGCGGGGATGCTTCCATGCCGTGTCAGCTGATTTTGGGGCTTTATGGTCAATGCTTCTCCCGGTCCTTCTCTCGTCTCATCCTCCAAAAACTATCGGGTATCTCCCGGATTTGGTTGAATATTTACGACGTGAGAAACCAGATACGATGCTCACGGCGAAAACTCCTGCGAACCTCATAGCCTTGTTAGCCGCACGCCTTGCAGGTGGCAAAACGCGCATTGTGATCAACGAACAAACCAGTTTGTCTCCCATCATCAAGACATCCAAAAAATGGCGTTGGCGTTTCCTTGCTCCTCTCTTGCAACGCGTGTACCCATGGGCGGATGAAATCGCGACCGTGGCGGATGGCGTCGCGGAAGATGTGTCCTCATTGACGGGAATCCATCGTGATCGTATTACGACGATTTTCAATCCGGTGGCCCTCACCCAGGTACAGGAAAAAGCCCGCATCTCGGTTGACCATCCGTGGTTTCCGGCAGACACTCTGCCGGTTATCTTAGGTGTAGGGAGACATGTGCCACAAAAGGACTTCGCGTGTCTTATAAAGGCCTTTGGGCGAGTTCGTTCTGTGCGTCCAGCCCGGCTGGTGATCCTCGGGGAGGGAAGGATGCGGAATGAGCTTGAAGAGCTAGCTGAAACCCTGGCCCTCACCAAAGATATTTCCATGCCCGGATTTGTCGACAATCCCTTCGCCTTTATGGCCAGAGCTTCGGTATTTGTGCTCTCGTCAGCATGGGAAGGTTGTCCGAATGTGCTGATCGAAGCGTTAGCATGTGGATGTCCGATTGTCAGCACAGACTGCCCGAGCGGTCCTACCGAGATTCTCCAAAAGGGGGCTTTTGGACCATTGGTACCGGTAGGCGATGACAAAGCGCTGGCCGAAGCTATTCTTCAGGTCCTTGACCATCCACTTGGCCAGGAGCAGTTGCGTGCCCGCGCAACGGAGTTCGAGGTGGGCAGGATCGCGGAAAAGTATCTCCGGCTTATGTCGGCGACCTAA
- a CDS encoding DUF2141 domain-containing protein: protein MKMFSSTAYSRPNGVVLSILCLVLLLSVSVSFGADFQLPVNTCPSEGKPIHIHVHGIKSAAGTLKAVLYGPDPESFLVKGAKADKEREPAQKDSMTLCLAAPVEGKYAVVVYHDENDNHKFDRNWIGLPTEGFGVSKNPSLFLAAPSFEESSFEVNGEVTHVDVDMKY, encoded by the coding sequence ATGAAAATGTTTTCGAGCACAGCCTATTCGCGACCAAATGGGGTTGTCCTGTCTATTTTGTGTCTAGTGTTGTTGCTCAGTGTTTCAGTAAGTTTTGGTGCAGATTTTCAGCTACCGGTAAATACCTGCCCCTCCGAAGGGAAGCCTATTCACATTCATGTGCATGGAATCAAAAGCGCTGCAGGAACACTTAAGGCAGTCCTGTATGGACCTGATCCAGAGAGTTTTTTAGTCAAGGGAGCCAAGGCTGATAAGGAACGGGAACCTGCCCAAAAAGATTCTATGACCCTATGTTTGGCCGCACCGGTGGAAGGAAAATATGCTGTGGTCGTGTACCATGATGAAAACGACAATCATAAATTCGACCGTAATTGGATCGGTTTGCCTACCGAAGGGTTTGGTGTGTCCAAAAACCCCTCCTTATTTTTAGCCGCTCCGAGCTTTGAGGAATCCTCTTTCGAGGTGAATGGGGAAGTGACCCATGTAGATGTTGATATGAAATATTAG
- the lspA gene encoding signal peptidase II, translating into MSGGLHRFVLLGLVVASIVSLDQVTKYYIATSMYLHESIPIIPGYFSLTYIRNPGAAFGIMGTTSSGFRLIFFFLTSLFAMGLLITIFLRLEPHDWWGQLTIASIFGGAIGNFIDRLQYGEVIDFLDFYINGYHWPAFNVADSAISVGVCSLLLLFAFEKRKPNLTAQENPPL; encoded by the coding sequence GTGAGCGGCGGCCTTCATCGGTTTGTGTTGTTGGGCCTCGTCGTCGCGTCCATCGTAAGCCTTGATCAGGTCACCAAGTATTATATTGCCACTTCGATGTATCTTCACGAATCCATCCCTATTATTCCGGGATATTTTTCTTTGACCTACATCAGAAACCCTGGCGCCGCATTTGGGATCATGGGCACGACCAGTAGCGGGTTTAGGCTCATTTTCTTTTTCCTGACTTCCCTATTTGCCATGGGATTATTAATCACCATCTTCTTACGGCTGGAACCCCACGATTGGTGGGGACAATTGACCATTGCGTCTATTTTTGGGGGTGCGATTGGAAATTTTATTGATCGCCTGCAATATGGAGAAGTCATCGATTTTTTAGATTTCTATATCAATGGCTACCATTGGCCCGCTTTCAATGTGGCCGATTCGGCGATTAGCGTGGGGGTGTGCTCCCTTCTCCTCCTGTTTGCCTTTGAAAAACGAAAACCCAACTTGACCGCTCAAGAAAATCCTCCTCTCTAA
- the ileS gene encoding isoleucine--tRNA ligase, whose protein sequence is MDYKATLNLPRTEFPMKANLPQKEPERLAWWEKERVYDRIQKARNGSPRYILHDGPPYANGHIHIGHGLNKILKDIIIKSKTMAGFQAPYIPGWDCHGLPIEHQVTKQLGPKKKDLSAVELRKLCREYAEKFVEIQRDEFRRLGVFGDWDHPYLTMDPAYEAAIVREFGKFVEKGRVYKGLKPVLWCPVDQTALAEAEVEYEDHLSPSVYVKFPFTVSPTEMGSAQRLDLPTVKTLKAVSAVIWTTTPWTLPANQAICLHPDFDYAVLQAGEEAFIVALGLEDAFAKACHIEKFEVLGKKKGKDFEGWTCHPPFAKKEVPILNGNFVTLEQGTGCVHIAPGHGMDDYLLVLKYNKSPYVEILPDRKPLEILVPVNDAGRFTEESSEFAGQPVLEANPRIVEVLKAKGLLVGEKKLEHSYPHCWRCKQPVIFRATHQWFVSMEVADLRRKALKEIDKVQWIPERGRDRIYGMIVNRPDWCLSRQRMWGTPIPAFSCESCSTPLADHKMIEHISVQMQESGADIWFSRSAEELLPQGTTCVQCGHGSLKKEHDILDVWFESGVSHAAVLRPQGEGWYPADLYLEGSDQHRGWFHSSLLTSVTTDEQAPYRAVLTHGFVLDGEGKKMSKSAGNVVTPQEIIKESGAEILRLWVASQDYQEDLRISKEILKQLTDAYRKVRNTCRFLLSNLYDFEPVVHSVPHADLPELDQWALWRLGQLIDNVKKGYGQFQFRQVVHEIDYFCSTDMSATYLDILKDRLYTFPADSPLRRGSQTVLYEIVSALAKLMAPILSFTAEEIWQVFPKSPKEGSSPVSVHLADFPESPTVFQDNQLHATWTYLFQVRSKVQFALEKSRRDKVIGSSLDATVILHATEPNYTSLKRYLTDLPALFIVSCVKVEAVATLPEAELVEASLGLAIEVVKAEGTKCDRCWNIRQDVGSQTQHPTLCGRCVEALG, encoded by the coding sequence ATGGACTACAAAGCGACATTGAACCTTCCCCGGACTGAGTTTCCGATGAAGGCCAACCTGCCACAAAAGGAACCGGAGCGATTAGCTTGGTGGGAGAAGGAGCGGGTGTACGACCGTATTCAGAAGGCCAGAAATGGCAGCCCCCGCTATATTCTTCATGATGGCCCTCCCTATGCCAATGGGCATATTCATATCGGGCATGGCCTGAATAAAATCCTCAAAGACATCATTATTAAATCGAAAACCATGGCGGGTTTTCAGGCTCCCTATATCCCTGGGTGGGATTGTCACGGGTTGCCGATTGAGCATCAGGTGACCAAGCAACTTGGTCCCAAGAAAAAAGATCTGAGTGCCGTGGAACTCCGGAAACTCTGCCGGGAATATGCGGAAAAATTTGTTGAGATCCAACGAGACGAATTTCGCCGGTTGGGAGTATTCGGGGATTGGGACCATCCGTATCTGACCATGGATCCTGCCTATGAGGCAGCGATTGTCCGGGAGTTCGGAAAGTTTGTTGAAAAAGGTCGAGTATATAAAGGGCTGAAGCCCGTCTTGTGGTGTCCCGTGGATCAAACCGCGCTGGCTGAAGCCGAAGTGGAATACGAGGATCATCTCTCACCGTCGGTGTATGTGAAATTTCCCTTTACCGTCTCGCCAACTGAAATGGGTTCCGCCCAACGATTGGATCTGCCAACAGTCAAAACGTTGAAAGCCGTTTCGGCTGTTATCTGGACGACGACTCCGTGGACCCTTCCCGCGAATCAAGCCATTTGCCTGCATCCGGATTTTGACTATGCGGTTCTTCAAGCTGGTGAAGAGGCGTTTATCGTGGCTCTTGGATTGGAAGACGCATTTGCCAAAGCCTGTCACATTGAGAAGTTTGAGGTATTAGGCAAAAAGAAAGGAAAAGATTTTGAGGGGTGGACGTGTCATCCTCCATTTGCCAAGAAAGAGGTTCCCATCCTCAATGGAAATTTTGTCACATTGGAGCAAGGGACGGGGTGTGTCCACATTGCTCCCGGACATGGGATGGATGATTATCTTTTAGTTCTGAAATATAACAAATCCCCTTATGTCGAAATCCTTCCAGATCGGAAGCCTTTAGAGATATTGGTGCCGGTCAATGATGCTGGACGGTTTACGGAGGAATCCTCTGAGTTTGCCGGTCAACCCGTTTTGGAGGCGAATCCTCGGATTGTAGAAGTTTTAAAAGCCAAAGGATTGTTGGTTGGCGAAAAAAAACTCGAGCATTCTTATCCGCATTGTTGGCGCTGTAAACAACCGGTCATCTTTCGGGCTACCCACCAATGGTTTGTATCCATGGAGGTAGCCGATCTTCGTCGGAAAGCCTTGAAAGAAATTGATAAAGTTCAATGGATTCCTGAACGGGGGCGAGATCGTATTTACGGCATGATTGTGAACCGTCCGGATTGGTGCTTATCCCGGCAACGCATGTGGGGGACCCCCATTCCCGCGTTTTCGTGCGAAAGTTGTTCGACCCCGCTTGCTGATCATAAGATGATTGAGCATATCAGTGTTCAAATGCAGGAGAGTGGAGCCGACATTTGGTTTAGTCGATCCGCCGAGGAATTACTTCCGCAGGGAACGACATGTGTGCAATGCGGCCATGGGTCGTTGAAAAAAGAACATGATATTTTAGATGTCTGGTTTGAATCGGGCGTGAGTCATGCGGCCGTGTTGAGGCCTCAGGGCGAAGGCTGGTATCCCGCGGACCTCTATCTTGAAGGGTCCGATCAACATCGGGGGTGGTTCCACAGTTCGCTCTTGACGTCCGTGACGACGGATGAACAAGCGCCCTATCGAGCTGTGCTTACGCATGGGTTTGTTTTGGATGGGGAAGGCAAGAAAATGTCGAAATCGGCAGGCAATGTCGTGACTCCACAAGAAATCATCAAAGAGTCTGGTGCGGAAATTCTGCGACTATGGGTGGCCTCGCAGGATTATCAGGAAGACTTGCGTATCTCAAAAGAAATTTTAAAGCAATTGACGGATGCGTATCGTAAGGTGCGCAATACCTGTCGGTTTCTCTTGAGTAACCTGTATGATTTTGAGCCGGTGGTTCATTCGGTCCCACATGCCGATTTGCCGGAACTGGATCAATGGGCACTCTGGCGGCTCGGGCAACTGATCGACAACGTGAAAAAAGGATATGGACAATTTCAGTTTCGCCAAGTCGTGCATGAGATTGATTATTTTTGTTCCACGGATATGAGTGCCACCTACTTGGATATTTTGAAAGACCGATTGTATACCTTTCCAGCGGACTCGCCCCTTCGTCGTGGTTCTCAAACGGTCTTGTATGAGATTGTATCAGCCTTAGCCAAGCTCATGGCGCCTATCCTGAGCTTTACGGCTGAAGAAATCTGGCAGGTTTTTCCAAAGTCCCCGAAAGAAGGATCGAGCCCGGTTAGTGTACATTTGGCCGATTTTCCGGAATCCCCCACAGTCTTTCAAGATAACCAGCTCCATGCGACGTGGACCTACTTGTTCCAAGTCCGAAGTAAGGTGCAATTCGCTCTAGAAAAATCGAGACGGGACAAGGTGATTGGTTCTTCTCTGGATGCCACTGTAATCTTGCATGCGACTGAACCCAATTATACGTCGCTCAAACGGTATCTCACTGATTTGCCGGCACTATTTATTGTCTCGTGCGTAAAGGTGGAAGCAGTTGCGACCCTGCCTGAAGCCGAATTGGTAGAGGCGAGTCTCGGGTTGGCAATTGAGGTCGTCAAAGCCGAAGGCACCAAATGTGATCGATGTTGGAATATTCGCCAGGATGTGGGGTCACAGACCCAACATCCAACTCTCTGCGGGCGATGCGTGGAGGCGTTGGGGTGA
- the nadA gene encoding quinolinate synthase NadA has translation MTLSTIIERPIADYQSLQETELFERIVEAKRRLGTDVLLLGHNYQRDDVIVHADFRGDSLLLAKYAAEHPEHPYVVFCGVHFMAETADILSRSNQTVILPDMAAGCSMADMASMEQVDDCWDRLGRFLPVEDTVTPIVYVNSAAALKAFCGEHGGVTCTSSNAKAIMNWAWERREKILFFPDEHLGRNTANAMGFPREEMIVWDPFQPNGGHTRESIQKARLILWKGHCSVHQMFQPAHVAYFRKQYPTVQVIVHPECHEDVVNQADLVGSTEFIIRTVTQADPGTIWAVGTELNLVNRLKHEQTDKQIYFLSPMVCRCSTMYRIDGPHLCWAMENLVQGHVVNHIQVPDEEKVFAKLALDRMMDLS, from the coding sequence GTGACCTTATCGACCATCATAGAGCGGCCTATTGCGGACTACCAATCTCTCCAAGAGACGGAATTGTTCGAACGAATTGTGGAGGCTAAGCGGAGACTTGGCACGGACGTGCTTCTGCTCGGGCACAATTACCAGCGGGACGATGTGATTGTGCATGCCGATTTCCGAGGCGATTCTCTTCTTCTTGCCAAGTATGCGGCGGAGCACCCTGAGCATCCTTACGTGGTGTTTTGTGGGGTGCATTTTATGGCTGAAACAGCCGACATTTTGAGTCGTTCCAATCAAACCGTCATTCTGCCTGACATGGCTGCAGGCTGTTCTATGGCGGATATGGCATCCATGGAACAGGTGGATGATTGCTGGGATCGGCTCGGACGGTTTTTGCCGGTGGAAGACACCGTGACGCCAATCGTGTATGTGAATTCGGCTGCTGCGCTCAAAGCCTTTTGCGGGGAACATGGCGGTGTGACGTGTACCTCCTCCAATGCCAAAGCGATTATGAATTGGGCCTGGGAACGGAGAGAAAAGATTCTCTTTTTCCCTGATGAGCATTTAGGGCGGAACACCGCGAATGCCATGGGGTTTCCTCGCGAAGAGATGATTGTGTGGGATCCTTTCCAACCCAACGGCGGACATACCCGGGAATCAATACAGAAGGCTCGTCTGATTCTCTGGAAGGGACACTGTAGTGTGCACCAGATGTTTCAACCGGCACACGTGGCCTATTTCCGGAAGCAGTATCCAACCGTTCAGGTTATTGTGCACCCTGAATGTCATGAGGATGTGGTCAATCAGGCAGATCTGGTGGGATCGACGGAATTTATTATTCGGACGGTGACCCAGGCCGATCCGGGAACAATTTGGGCAGTGGGAACTGAGCTGAATTTGGTGAATCGGTTGAAACATGAACAAACCGATAAGCAAATCTATTTCCTGTCCCCAATGGTATGTCGGTGTTCGACCATGTACAGAATTGATGGACCTCATTTATGTTGGGCCATGGAAAATCTCGTCCAGGGCCATGTGGTTAATCACATACAAGTTCCCGACGAGGAGAAAGTCTTTGCCAAGCTGGCTTTGGACCGCATGATGGATCTGAGCTGA